A single region of the Deltaproteobacteria bacterium genome encodes:
- a CDS encoding response regulator, producing MKANADPAPAPLPSTLSSFDDVVRPGDYTILVVDDQEETRVSTRLLLESEGYQVRTANTGTEALALFDPEHIDLVILDYLMPRMNSARLIQEIRKRDANVHILLQTGYAGEETPREMLQGLNIQGYHNKIDGPDRLLLWIKTIGRNATLAKKLTQEQHRAMKLYTTLHEICMRLHFILADCRCLLDDIQSCETTRAESERRSLVDRQE from the coding sequence ATGAAAGCGAATGCCGATCCGGCTCCTGCACCGCTACCATCAACTCTATCCAGCTTTGATGATGTGGTAAGACCAGGCGACTACACGATTTTAGTCGTCGACGACCAAGAGGAAACTCGCGTCTCTACCCGCTTACTGTTGGAAAGTGAAGGCTATCAGGTGCGCACGGCCAACACGGGAACCGAGGCCCTTGCCCTGTTCGACCCGGAACACATTGATCTGGTCATCCTGGATTATCTTATGCCGCGTATGAATAGTGCACGGCTGATCCAGGAAATACGCAAACGTGACGCGAACGTGCACATTCTCTTGCAGACTGGCTACGCAGGCGAAGAAACCCCGCGTGAGATGTTACAGGGCCTAAATATCCAAGGGTATCACAACAAGATAGATGGTCCGGATCGGTTGCTCTTATGGATCAAAACCATCGGCAGAAACGCAACGCTCGCCAAAAAGCTCACCCAAGAACAGCACCGTGCCATGAAGTTGTACACGACGCTGCACGAAATATGTATGCGTCTCCACTTTATCCTGGCTGACTGCCGCTGCCTGCTCGATGACATACAGTCCTGCGAGACCACTAGAGCGGAATCAGAGCGCCGGTCGCTTGTTGATCGACAAGAGTGA
- a CDS encoding response regulator transcription factor, whose protein sequence is MITVLLIDDHTIIRHGLRRLLSDCPDMQVVGEAGGGKEGIRLVRQFQPQVAVMDLSMPDMDGLDVTKGILYEKSPTKVLILTMHATAEYAMRLMQAGAQGFLSKEAPSDEVVTAIRAIAAGGSYLPPAFAQDLSLRYVRHEPVQSPLESLTDRELQVLKRLAEGARCRDIAKELHLSVKTIDTYRAKVLDKLDLQTTADLVRFALHHGITTGTW, encoded by the coding sequence ATGATTACTGTACTGTTAATTGACGATCACACCATCATTCGTCATGGCCTGCGGCGTTTATTGAGCGACTGCCCGGATATGCAGGTAGTGGGAGAAGCCGGTGGTGGGAAGGAAGGGATACGTCTCGTTCGTCAGTTCCAGCCGCAGGTTGCAGTGATGGATTTGTCCATGCCTGATATGGATGGACTCGATGTCACAAAGGGTATTCTATATGAAAAAAGCCCGACAAAAGTGCTTATTCTGACGATGCATGCCACTGCAGAATATGCCATGCGCTTGATGCAAGCCGGGGCACAAGGATTCCTCAGCAAGGAAGCGCCAAGCGATGAGGTGGTCACAGCCATCCGCGCGATCGCAGCCGGTGGTTCGTATCTTCCTCCAGCATTCGCGCAAGATCTGTCGCTTCGCTATGTTCGCCACGAGCCTGTCCAGTCACCGCTTGAGTCCCTCACTGACCGCGAACTGCAAGTCCTCAAGCGTTTAGCTGAAGGCGCGCGCTGTCGCGACATCGCCAAAGAACTCCACCTCAGTGTGAAAACGATCGACACTTATCGCGCCAAGGTGCTGGACAAGCTCGATTTACAAACGACAGCAGATTTAGTGCGTTTTGCACTCCATCATGGAATCACGACTGGAACGTGGTGA